Proteins encoded together in one Frankiaceae bacterium window:
- a CDS encoding acyl-CoA dehydrogenase family protein, with amino-acid sequence MGRLAQTDGLTDIQQEILSTVRTFVDKEILPYATDLEHKDEFPEAIVEGMREMGLFGLMIPEEYGGLGESLLTYALVVEELSRGWMSISGIINTHFIVAYLLKQHGTQEQRERLLPKMATGEIRGAFSMSEPGCGSDVSAIKTKAVLDGDEYVVNGQKMWLTNGARAGIVATLVKTDEGAESVYKNMTTILVEKEPGFGETAKGVTIPPKIEKMGYKGVETTELVFADHRVPTSSVLGGDEGRGRGFYQMMDGVEVGRVNVAARGCGVSLRAFELAIAYAQQRETFGKPIAQHQAVMFKLAEMATKVEAAHSMMVMAARKKDSGQRNDVEAGMAKYLASEYCAEVVQDSFRIHGGYGYSKEYEIERLYREAPMLLIGEGTSEIQKMIVGRRLLEEYALKS; translated from the coding sequence ATGGGACGCCTCGCGCAGACCGACGGCCTCACCGACATCCAGCAGGAGATCCTCAGCACCGTCCGCACGTTCGTGGACAAGGAGATCCTCCCGTACGCCACCGACCTCGAGCACAAGGACGAGTTCCCCGAGGCGATCGTCGAGGGTATGAGGGAGATGGGCCTGTTCGGGCTGATGATCCCCGAGGAGTACGGCGGTCTCGGCGAGTCGCTGCTGACGTACGCCCTCGTCGTCGAGGAGCTCTCACGCGGCTGGATGAGCATCAGCGGGATCATCAACACGCACTTCATCGTGGCGTACCTGCTCAAGCAGCACGGCACGCAGGAGCAGCGCGAACGCCTGCTGCCGAAGATGGCCACGGGCGAGATCCGCGGCGCGTTCTCGATGTCCGAGCCGGGGTGCGGCTCCGACGTCTCCGCCATCAAGACGAAGGCCGTCCTCGACGGCGACGAGTACGTCGTCAACGGCCAGAAGATGTGGCTCACCAACGGTGCCCGCGCGGGCATCGTCGCCACGCTCGTCAAGACCGACGAGGGCGCCGAGAGCGTCTACAAGAACATGACGACGATCCTCGTCGAGAAGGAGCCGGGCTTCGGTGAGACGGCGAAGGGCGTCACGATCCCGCCGAAGATCGAGAAGATGGGCTACAAGGGCGTCGAGACGACCGAGCTCGTCTTCGCCGACCACCGCGTGCCCACGTCCTCCGTCCTCGGCGGCGACGAGGGCCGGGGCCGCGGCTTCTACCAGATGATGGACGGCGTCGAGGTCGGCCGCGTCAACGTCGCCGCGCGCGGCTGCGGCGTCTCCCTGCGGGCGTTCGAGCTGGCGATCGCGTACGCGCAGCAGCGCGAGACGTTCGGCAAGCCGATCGCGCAGCACCAGGCGGTCATGTTCAAGCTCGCCGAGATGGCGACGAAGGTCGAGGCCGCCCACTCGATGATGGTGATGGCCGCTCGTAAGAAGGACTCGGGCCAGCGCAACGACGTCGAGGCAGGCATGGCGAAGTACCTCGCGTCCGAGTACTGCGCCGAGGTCGTCCAGGACTCGTTCCGCATCCACGGCGGGTACGGGTACTCCAAGGAGTACGAGATCGAGCGGCTGTACCGCGAGGCCCCGATGCTGCTCATCGGCGAGGGCACGTCGGAGATCCAGAAGATGATCGTCGGCCGCCGCCTGCTGGAGGAGTACGCGCTCAAGTCCTGA
- a CDS encoding Vms1/Ankzf1 family peptidyl-tRNA hydrolase produces the protein MDVTDIGKLYTNTGPFVSLYLNTPVAVENAAQRLDLAWRSTRKELLDAGADEATVDALESAVRDNRTEGNSVVAIASHGSLLYSRRLPEELGREAAIFGALPYVTPLLSWRQTRVPHVVVLADRTGAEILAYVDDSEPVVSEEVEGSHDVIRRVQPGGWSQRRYQQRALDSWEGNAAEVVDEIDRVVRSIDAKAILVGGDVHAVRLLQEHLPEQHKALVRVLEQGGGRATDGGTPFTAAEIIDTMGTIALERIEAVLAEFQEERGQRDRATDGVRPTVEAIRKAQVGTLLIHDDPDDDRTLWFAGDPSLVACTRNELDGLADSVEEGRLADVLIGAAIATGADVLVVPAGGTGIPNDGCGAILRYAD, from the coding sequence GTGGACGTCACCGACATCGGCAAGCTGTACACGAACACCGGGCCGTTCGTGTCGCTCTACCTGAACACTCCCGTCGCCGTGGAGAACGCCGCGCAGCGGCTCGACCTCGCGTGGCGCAGCACGCGCAAGGAGCTGCTCGACGCCGGTGCCGACGAGGCGACGGTCGACGCGCTGGAGAGCGCGGTGCGCGACAACCGCACCGAGGGCAACAGCGTCGTCGCGATCGCGAGCCACGGCAGCCTGCTCTACTCGCGCCGCCTCCCCGAGGAGCTCGGCAGGGAGGCCGCGATCTTCGGTGCGCTGCCGTACGTCACGCCGCTGCTGTCGTGGCGCCAGACGCGCGTGCCGCACGTCGTCGTCCTCGCGGACCGTACGGGCGCGGAGATCCTCGCCTACGTCGACGACAGCGAGCCGGTCGTCAGCGAGGAGGTCGAGGGCTCGCACGACGTCATCCGCCGCGTCCAGCCGGGCGGCTGGTCGCAGCGCCGCTACCAGCAGCGCGCACTCGACTCGTGGGAGGGCAACGCCGCCGAGGTCGTCGACGAGATCGACCGCGTCGTGCGCTCGATCGACGCCAAGGCGATCCTCGTGGGCGGCGACGTGCACGCCGTACGCCTCCTGCAGGAGCACCTGCCCGAGCAGCACAAGGCGCTGGTGCGCGTGCTGGAGCAGGGCGGCGGCCGCGCGACGGACGGCGGCACGCCGTTCACCGCGGCCGAGATCATCGACACGATGGGCACCATCGCGCTGGAGCGCATCGAGGCGGTGCTGGCGGAGTTCCAGGAGGAACGCGGCCAGCGCGACCGCGCGACCGACGGCGTACGCCCGACGGTCGAGGCGATCCGCAAGGCGCAGGTCGGCACGCTGCTCATCCACGACGACCCCGACGACGACCGCACGCTGTGGTTCGCCGGCGATCCTTCGCTCGTGGCCTGCACCCGCAACGAGCTCGACGGCCTCGCCGACTCCGTCGAGGAGGGCAGGCTCGCCGACGTGCTGATCGGCGCGGCGATCGCGACCGGTGCCGACGTCCTCGTCGTCCCCGCCGGCGGCACCGGCATCCCGAACGACGGCTGCGGCGCGATCCTGCGGTACGCCGACTGA
- a CDS encoding suppressor of fused domain protein: MSDDVLAEVEERLVRVLGPAGGRAGVTFLGAEPVEVLRFSHGDLTTYVTLGMSRAPLPDPSADVVKTEGPRAELTLTLRGARDGVLRAMAVFAMSPFVENAVVAPGASLDLGAPLWPGSRFVAVLVGEPGAIDPVGDVAFYPLVPMTANEAAFKRVHGAAALEERWLSYGTDPRDPDRAEVPLG; encoded by the coding sequence ATGAGCGACGACGTGCTGGCGGAGGTCGAGGAGCGGCTCGTCCGCGTCCTCGGCCCCGCCGGCGGCCGGGCCGGGGTGACGTTCCTCGGTGCGGAGCCGGTCGAGGTGCTGCGCTTCTCCCACGGCGACCTCACGACGTACGTCACCCTCGGCATGTCCCGCGCGCCACTCCCTGACCCGTCGGCCGACGTCGTCAAGACCGAGGGCCCGAGAGCGGAGCTGACGCTGACGCTGCGCGGTGCGCGCGACGGCGTGCTGCGCGCGATGGCGGTGTTCGCGATGAGCCCGTTCGTGGAGAACGCCGTCGTCGCACCGGGCGCGTCGCTCGACCTCGGCGCGCCGCTGTGGCCTGGCTCGCGCTTCGTCGCGGTGCTGGTGGGGGAGCCGGGCGCCATCGACCCGGTCGGTGACGTGGCGTTCTACCCGCTGGTGCCGATGACGGCGAACGAGGCGGCGTTCAAGCGCGTACACGGCGCGGCGGCGCTGGAGGAGCGGTGGCTGTCGTACGGCACCGACCCGCGCGACCCCGACCGCGCCGAGGTGCCGCTCGGCTGA